CGGGGGACGGAGAAGGCTTCATCCAGCCAGCGATTGGTAGTGCTGGTGCAAACTTTCGAGGCCATTGTAAGCGGCGAAAACGCTTATAAGCTAAGAAGTGAGTCCGAAGAGCTACGGCTCCCAAGTGGAATAAGTCATGCTTCCTAGAAAAGCCCGCAACACCATAAACCCAAATATGCCTGTACCCGAAACCGACACAGGTGGGGTGGTAGAGCATACCGAGGGGCGCGAGATAACTCTCTCTAAGGAACTCGGCAAAATGACCCCGTAACTTCGGGAGAAGGGGTGCCCACCTAAGACGTGGGTCGCAGTTAAGAGTCCCAGGCGACTGTTTACCAAAAACACAGGTCTCCGCTAAGAAGTAATTCGACGTATGGGGGCTGACGCCTGCCCAGTGCCGGAAGGTTAAGGAAGTCGGTTAGGAGTAATCCGAAGCTGGCGACTGAAGCCCCGGTGAACGGCGGCCGTAACTATAACGGTCCTAAGGTAGCGAAATTCCTTGTCGGGTAAGTTCCGACCCGCACGAAAGGCGTAACGATCTGGGAGCTGTCTCGGAGAGAGGCTCGGCGAAATAGGAATGTCTGTGAAGATACGGACTGCCTGCACTTGGACAGAAAGACCCTATGAAGCTTTACTGTAGCCTGGAATTGGGTCCGGGCTTCGCTTGCGCAGGATAGGTGGGAGGCACTGAACCAACTCTTGTGGGAGTTGGGGAGCCAACGGTGAGATACCACTCTGGCGAGGCTAGGATTCTAACTTTTTCCCGTTAGCCGGGAGAGGAACAGTTTCAGGTGGGCAGTTTGACTGGGGCGGTCGCCTCCTAAAAGGTAACGGAGGCGCGCAAAGGTTCCCTCAGGCTGGTTGGAAATCAGCCTATGAGTGCAAAGGCAGAAGGGAGCTTGACTGCGAGAGTGACAACTCAAGCAGGGACGAAAGTCGGCCTTAGTGATCCGACGGCACTGAATGGAAGGGCCGTCGCTCAACGGATAAAAGTTACTCTAGGGATAACAGGCTGATCTCCCCCAAGAGTCCACATCGACGGGGAGGTTTGGCACCTCGATGTCGGCTCATCGCAACCTGGGGCGGAAGTACGTCCCAAGGGTTGGGCTGTTCGCCCATTAAAGCGGTACGTGAGCTGGGTTCAGAACGTCGTGAGACAGTTCGGTCCATATCCGGTGCAGGCGCAAGAGCATTGAGAGGAGCCCTCCTTAGTACGAGAGGACCGGGAGGGACGCACCGCTGGTGTACCTGTTATCGTGCCAACGGTAGACGCAGGGTAGCCATGTGCGGAGCGGATAACCGCTGAAAGCATCTAAGTGGGAAGCCCACCTCAAGATGAGTGCTCTCATGGAATTAATCCAGTAAGGTCACAGGTAGAACACCTGTCAATCGGCGCTAGGTGGAAGTGCAGTAATGTATGCAGCCAAGGCGTGCGAACCGACCGAGGGCTTGACCTCAAACACAATGATTTATATTGCTATGCAGTCTTGAAGGCTCTTCAACTTCAACACCTTTCCTGGTGTCTCTAGCGCAATGGAACCACACCGATTCCATCCCGAACTCGGAGGTGAAACGTTGCTGCGGCGAAGATACTTTGGGGGTCACCCCACGGGACAATAGCTCGATGCCAGGTCATTCATCTAACAACAGCCTCTTGACCCTCCTGGAACAAGAGGCTGTTGTGTATCGCCAAATTATTTGACAAATTTAAAACTTTATGCTAATCAATAACTGGATTCAGTTCCAGACTTAGCAATGAGTTCCCAACGTAACATTGGCAGATGAAACAGGAAGCCCATGCCGTCTCGAAGTGAGCGGGCTGAATACGTCACTTGACAACTCTCCGGGAGTAGAGCCACAGAGATTCTTGAGCTAATCACTATTTCAGGTTACCCCTGGAGCTTTAGACCCATTAATAGAGGTAAAGTTACTGGGTCTCTGGAGTTGGAAGCTGGTTGAGAGAAGGATTTTTTTCGTTATAGATGGTTCCATCGGGCATGATTGCCCCACCTAAACTGGCTCGTGTTAGATCAACAGTACTCAAGTCTATGCCCTTCAAGGTTGCTCCCGTCAGGTCAGCCTCTTCTAGATTCGCACCACTCAAATTCGCCTCACTTAAATTCGCACCCGCTAAATTAGCTCCCCATAAATTGGCTCCTGCTAAATTAGCTCCCGTGAGGTCAGCCTCACTCAGGTTCATTCCCCATAAATCAGCCATCGTCAGGTCTGCTTGACTCAGATTGGCCTTACTTAAGTCAGCGCCACTCAGATTCGTCTTACTCAGATTAGCTTCTTGGAGTAATCCACCAGGAGTAATTAGGGCTTGCTGAATAAGTCGGCGAAAAACAACCGATGGATTAATCAGTTATTTAATCCTGGAATAATAATGAGCTTTTGTTGTTGTTAATTCCCACAAGCATAAGCCGAATTAATAGTTATCGAGAAAAAAGGCGTGATGTTGTGTATTGCACAAAAAAAGACAAAAAAACTGCCGTAGCAGGGTGGAAAGATTCATGACTAAAAAAGTGATAGCAATAGCCGTTTGAGAAGTATGAGGCAGTTTAGCCATGACGCGATTCAAGCTAAATCTTCGCTTTGAGATGCCAAATTTTCCTTCAATAGC
The genomic region above belongs to Allocoleopsis franciscana PCC 7113 and contains:
- a CDS encoding pentapeptide repeat-containing protein; amino-acid sequence: MINPSVVFRRLIQQALITPGGLLQEANLSKTNLSGADLSKANLSQADLTMADLWGMNLSEADLTGANLAGANLWGANLAGANLSEANLSGANLEEADLTGATLKGIDLSTVDLTRASLGGAIMPDGTIYNEKNPSLNQLPTPETQ